A genomic segment from Streptosporangium roseum DSM 43021 encodes:
- a CDS encoding phosphotransferase family protein, with the protein MDSRTKRPLTAPELDALARRALGTGITASAELTDGFANAVWRLTLEDGREVVLKLSPPPELEQLRYERNLLRTEAMVYGLAGPAGVPGPELLCAGFDDPVLGGDYLVLSALGGVPWNQVTPADADQRALRRELGGHLARLNSITGDVYGYPHAGLTGGTWRAAFLAMTGAILADARRYATPLPRPAAEISAVIEASAGVLEEVKAPSLVHFDLWPGNVFLTPGDSPRIQAIIDHERAFWGDPLADFVTPTIFGELDESDEIVAGYREAGGVVEFTDSARARIALYRLYLALIILVENGPRQYPEEDYAPLRDLSAAALVRALDRLSAQPAP; encoded by the coding sequence ATGGACAGCAGGACCAAACGCCCGCTCACCGCCCCCGAGCTCGACGCGCTGGCCCGGCGGGCCCTCGGTACCGGGATCACCGCCTCCGCGGAGCTGACCGACGGCTTCGCCAACGCCGTCTGGCGGCTGACGCTGGAGGACGGCCGCGAGGTGGTGCTCAAGCTGTCGCCCCCGCCGGAGCTGGAGCAGCTGCGCTACGAACGCAACCTGCTGCGTACCGAGGCGATGGTCTACGGCCTGGCCGGGCCGGCCGGCGTGCCGGGACCCGAGCTGCTGTGCGCCGGGTTCGACGATCCGGTGCTGGGCGGCGACTACCTGGTCCTGTCCGCCCTCGGCGGGGTGCCGTGGAACCAGGTCACGCCGGCCGACGCGGACCAGCGGGCGCTCCGCCGGGAGCTCGGCGGCCATCTGGCCCGGCTGAACTCGATCACCGGTGACGTCTACGGCTACCCGCACGCGGGCCTGACCGGCGGCACCTGGCGGGCCGCCTTCCTCGCGATGACCGGCGCGATCCTGGCGGACGCCCGCCGCTACGCCACGCCGCTGCCGAGGCCGGCGGCGGAGATCTCGGCGGTGATCGAGGCGAGCGCGGGCGTGCTGGAGGAGGTGAAGGCGCCTTCCCTGGTCCACTTCGACCTCTGGCCGGGCAACGTCTTCCTGACCCCCGGCGACAGCCCGCGCATCCAGGCGATCATCGACCACGAGCGGGCGTTCTGGGGCGACCCGCTGGCCGACTTCGTCACGCCGACGATCTTCGGCGAGCTGGACGAGTCCGACGAGATCGTGGCGGGATACCGGGAGGCGGGCGGCGTGGTGGAGTTCACCGACTCCGCCCGCGCCCGGATCGCCCTCTACCGTCTCTACCTCGCGTTGATCATCCTGGTGGAGAACGGTCCCCGCCAGTATCCCGAGGAGGACTACGCCCCCCTCCGGGACCTGAGCGCCGCCGCCCTGGTCAGAGCCCTGGACCGGCTCTCCGCCCAGCCCGCGCCCTGA